A single window of Salmo salar chromosome ssa21, Ssal_v3.1, whole genome shotgun sequence DNA harbors:
- the ifngr2a gene encoding interferon gamma receptor 2a precursor → MLCLKCVLSFWTLCQVIKQAHPADSCSPVVQIKPQAGFLMVNIGKNCLWDEHGDHCHYVVNYGREGEKLEEYVSKSPETLRGLEIGGRYCVQVRYVCYHKPFGTSSSLQCVSIPESKRTRHTRIVAISVTLTMLLGFLVVGLAFIYRHHKKFKQFLRPPLQLPDHYREYLSGDFPQQALSITRTRTYEEIHDLISIVCCEEDQSDREQD, encoded by the exons ATGTTGTGTCTGAAATGTGTTTTGTCGTTTTGGACTCTCTGTCAAGTCATCAAACAAG CCCACCCAGCTGATTCCTGCAGCCCTGTAGTCCAGATAAAACCACAGGCAGGATTCCTGATGGTCAACATTGGGAAAAACTGTCTCTGGGATGAACATGGGGACCATTGTCATTACGTGGTCAACTacggtagagagggggagaagctCGAA GAGTATGTCTCCAAATCCCCTGAGACCCTCCGAGGTCTGGAGATTGGGGGGAGGTACTGTGTACAGGTCCGCTATGTCTGTTACCACAAGCCCTTTGGAACCTCTAGCTCCCTACAGTGTGTATCCATCCCAGAGTCAA AAAGGACAAGGCATACCAGGATTGTGGCTATCAGTGTGACCCTTACCATGCTGTTGGGATTCTTGGTAGTGGGCCTTGCGTTCATCTACAGGCACCATAAGAAATTTAAACAGTTCCTTCGACCCCCACTACAGCTACCAGACCACTATCGTGAG TACCTCTCAGGGGACTTCCCCCAGCAGGCCCTGTCCATCACAAGAACCAGGACCTATGAAGAAATCCATGATCTCATCTCCATCGTCTGCTGTGAAGAGGACCAGTCTGACAGAGAACAGGACTAA
- the tm50b gene encoding Transmembrane protein 50B: protein MAGFLDNFRMPECECIDWGERRNTLASIVAGVLVSAGA, encoded by the coding sequence ATGGCTGGGTTCCTGGACAACTTCCGCATGCCGGAGTGTGAGTGCATCGactggggggagaggagaaatACCCTTGCATCTATCGTCGCCGGAGTCCTGGTAAGTGCTGGGGCATGA